From Pseudoalteromonas sp. Scap06:
CAAGGTTTAGCAGAGGTAGATCGATTGTTTGCCAATGTATCTACCTTAATGATGTTTGATGACCATGATGTAACCGACGATTGGAACCTCACCGCAGGGTGGGAGCAAGCCATTAATCAAAACCGCAGCAGCAAGCGTATTGTAAATAATGGCTTAGCGAGCTATTGGCTGTTTCAAGGAATGGGCAACGACGCACTGCAAAAAACCGGATCGTTACTTGGCCCTTTTAACGACTGTTTAGCCGGCGATATGCAATGGCAATTTAAAGCGTTTGATAAGCACCTTAACGATTTTAACCATTGGCATTACGAGCTAATGACCATTCCTAAAGTGGTGGTGCTCGATACTCGTACGCATCGTTGGCGTAATGAGCAAAACTTTAACGAACCTTCAGGTTTACTTGATTGGGAACGTCTCACAGAGCTTGAAGAAAGCCTATTAAGCCATGACCAAGTCATTATTGTATCGCCTGCTCCCGTGTTTGGGGTTAAATCGATAGAGGCAATTCAAGCGGTGTTTAATATGTGTGGGCAACCACTGATGGTTGATGTAGAAAACTGGATGGCCCACGAAGGCTCAGCCAAAAAGTTACTCAACACCTTTAGGCGCACCGACACCCCAAACGAAACGCTGATTTTATCGGGCGATGTACACTATTCGTTTTGTTTTTCAGTGCAAAAGCGTTTTGGCGATCATCCCAACAGAATTTGGCAACTGACAGCCAGTGGCATTAAAAATGAGTTTCCGCGCAAGCTAATAAATATACTCGACAAGCTCGACTCTATTTTATACGGTCCCAAAAGCCCACTTAACTTTTTTACCAAACGCTGGCATATGGAAGTAGACAAACACCAAACTAAAGGCAAAGGGCAAAAGTACTTAGTAAGCGATTCTGCCATTAGTTTGGTTACGCTTGAAGCGGGTAATTTAGCCAGGTATCAGCTAATCCACGGCGACGGCCACACCACCGAATTTGATTTAGAAGAGCAGTGATTTAATACAAGAATTAGGTCGATATTATTGCCAACTTGTAGCAGCGGCTTCATGTCGCGTCATTTTATAATGTCGTTAGCGACGGGCGACGGGCGATGAGCGACGAGTTACGGGGTAAATATCCAAAAGCGCAGCGTCTCTTAACTCTCTTTGTTAATAATTTCTTTGCGCGGCATAAAGCCCCGCCTACAATAAACAGCTATGTTACCCTTATTCGTAGGCGGGAGTTTACCTCGCGCATGTTTAAAGTATGAGGGTATTAGGCCCGTAACCTGACCCCCGCAGCCCGTTAACTTCGTCGTTTTTTAATCCGCTTTGGTGCCGGTAACTTATTGGTTAATATCGCTAAACATAACACCACTATAAACAGCATTGAGTTTGCGCCGGCTTGTAAGGAGTAATCAACCGACGAATGTAGCATCATGGCTACTATGGCCGTAGCACAACCAAACGCCCCCCCCTGATAAAGCGCCGTCTTACGCGTTCGCATAGTATTAATACATAACCACAAACAATAAAGCACTAGCAGTCCTAATAACGCTGTGGCAGGAATACCTAGCTCAACTGCAAATTGTACATAATCGTTATGCGCGTTGTCGTAGTAGCCAGAGTAGGGCTCAGATTGATACGCAGGAAACGCAGTATAAAAAGTACCGCCACCAGAGCCCAATAATGGGTTATCTAAAATCAGTGGAATTGAGTCACGTACAACTTCATCTCGTGTTTCTGATTGCAAGCTGGTTTCGCTAATACGTTGTTTTACTTTTTCTACATCGAAAATAGCACCAATAATAATTAAATCGATAATAAAAAAGCTCACAATCAGCAATTTAAATGCTTTAGGCTTTTGCTTATAAACAAACAGCGCTAGTAAGCTTACTATTATTAAAGCGATAAAAAAGGCCGAGTTACCCATACGGCTGCGAGTTAAAATAAGCGCCACAATAATAATAATTAACGAAATGCGTAAAATTATTTTAGAACTCAATAATATTTCGGCCCAAGCGCGTAGTGTTTGTTTTACAGTGGGCTGATAACCGCTGTTAGAGCGTTTTAGTTCACTGATTAAAACACCAATGCCTAAACATAAACATAAAGCTAAGTAATTAGCTAAAAAGTTAGAATAGGTAAAAGTACCAATTGCACGATCTGTATGTTTGTAACCAAATAAAGGACTAACAATATCGGGAGATAAGTTTAAATAACTAGCGTACAACGCCTGAAATACACCGGCACAAATAACAGCATAAATTAACTTTTTAATTCGCTCTGCACTATTGCAGTAGTTAAATATTAACCAGCTCAGCATAATTAAAAAACAGGTTTTTAATAACATTTGTTTGGTTTGAAATGCATCAACACTCACGCCAAACAGCTGTATACCACAAACTAAAATAACTGCACTTAGAGTAAAAAATAGTGGCCAAGAATAGCGAGGCGGAAATAGCGCTTGGTTGTTATTTAACACACTGTGGGTAAGATGGGTAATAAAGGTAAAGCTAGTTAAAATGCCAATAGCTAAAATTGCCCAAGGTCGGTAACTACCTAAAGGAAGAGGAAGTAAAAATAGGATCAAACAAATTAAAAAAAATATAAAACGATTCAAAATAAACTCAAACAAAGTAAAAACGCAGCCAATAGGCTGCGTTTAAATATACTTATGGTAAAAACTAGTTACCGACTTCAGATATACCGTTATCACCACCTGTACCACCAGAGCCTGGAGGTGTTGGTAATGTTGGTAAACTGCCTACTGGCGGAGCAGGTTGACCTACACCAGGGCCTGCAGCGGTCGCTTCAGAAGCGGTGGTTGCATCAACACCTGCAGTAATTGCAGCAAGTGTAATTGCATCAGAGTCTAAACCTGCAGCCGTAAGTGCAGCTAAAAAGTCAGAAATTAACGGATTGTCTGCACCAAATTGGGCAACAACAGCTGCAACCATCGCATCAATGTCTGCAGCGCTACACGCAGCATTTAGTAATTTCTCTTCTAATTCAACTTTTTCTTTGTTTTTACAAATACGTTTAATAGCTTCTACTAAATCTTCGCGTAATTGCTCTGGTGAAGTATCTGCAGTAACGTTATTAAGAATATCAATTATGTTATTTATGCTCACTTCTTGAACCACAGCATCGTTATCCGTTTGTGCATGGGTTGGAAGAGCAGTAAGAGCTGTTGCGCTAGCTACTAAGCCAGCTAAAAGTAATTTTTTCATTTCTCGTCCCTAGGTTGAGCTTTAATTGCAAAATTTTAGCGCATCGGCGCAAAAAGTAAACTCTTTATTTACGCCATTTTCATTAGATTTAATAATTTTTGATGGTGACAGTATTAAATTACCTTGTACCCCGTCACATCCCAATGATTCGAGTATCTCTAACGTTTCAGTCTTTTCAATTAAACAGGCTAAAACTTTAATACCAAAGCCATGACAAATATTATTAACTGTTTGAATATAAAATTGGCTTTGTGGGTTAGTTACTAAATCTTGAATATAACTACCATCAATTTTTACATACTCAATATCAAGACCTTGTAAATACCTGAACGACGTTAAGCTAGTACCAAAGTGTTCAATACATACATTAATACCCAGCTCTTTAATTGCATCTATGTGTAACGAAGCTACGTGCACATTATAGAGCAAACCAATTTCATGTAGTTCGAATACAAGATTTGTTTTAATAACGGGTTTAGTGTGCGAATAAAGGGTGAGCCATTGTATAAAGTCAGTTGAGTACAACGATGCCTTGCTAATATTAAGTGCAAATACATCATTAGGGTAATGTTCTTTTATATCTACAAAGCTTCGTATAATTTTTTTATCGAGTTCTTCGGTTAAATTTAACTTTTCAGCCATGGCGAATAAGTGGCCATTATTTACTTTTTCACCCTCATGAATAAAGTGGGCAAATACTTCAAAATAACATTGAGAATCAGTTTTATTAGCTTGCTTTACGGGCTGCACTGAAAAGCTCACTTCACCCGCATTAATAATCGACTTAATTAAAGTACGCCATTGGTTAACACTAAATAATGACTCTTTATCGGTATTGTCTAATGTAGCATCTTCGCCAATAGTGCAACTAGTATCAAGTAACGACAACACTTCACCCAAGGCAGCGCCTTGATCAATCCCAACTATGGCTAAATTAGCGTAACCATTAATGTGTGAGCTATTTTCTTTTTGACTTAACTTATCACTCACATCTAAGCGAGCTTTACTTAAAAATAAAACATCATACGGGGCCAATAAAACGAACGTTCCCCCGTTGAGCCTAAATAAAGATGAATTTGGTAACTCATTAGCAAGCTGTTTAAGTATTTTTGCAGCATCAAGCACATGCTGATCGCCATCTTGATAGCTTACAACTTGGTTAATATTATTTAACGAGGGCAGGGTAAGCATCATTGCAGTAATGGGTGTATCGTCAGTAATATTATTAACAACTGAATTAAAGTGGTTCTCAAACGACTTGCGGTTACCTAACCCTGTTAACGAGTCTATGTATACCTCTTCGGTAAGTGCTTGAGTTTGTTTTGTTAGTGAGTCAAACGTACTTTGTAGGTTTAAAACCATGTTATTAATGGCTTGTGTAACAGTGCGCAGTTCTCGAGCAACCGGTATTTCTTTATTTAAGGTAAAACGCTTTCGTGTTACTAGCATAGCTTGGTTTTCTACTGCTTGTAGTGGCTTAAATACCGCACGTAATATTAAAAATGCAATTGCCAGTGACGCTGCTAATAGTAAAAACGAACTATATAAGCTGCGCAAGGTGTGCTGCCACAAGGTTAAATACGATTGCCCAGTATGGCTGGTTACATCAAGGGTGCCGGCCATCATCCAGCCATTGTTAATTTCAGAATGCATAGTTGGTGCACTTAGTTCAACAGCACCTATAAACCAGCTAGGAACTGATTCAACGCGTTTAGGATTTTGTAATTCAAAAACGATGTTGTTTTGCACATCAGTAAACTTAATTTGGCTATAATAACCAGAGTCAAAAATAGCGGTTGCCATCGTCTCGGCAATCATTAGGCTGTCGTCTTCTAAATAAGGAGAGATAGAAAGGCCTAAACTGGTAGCGGTATCTTGCGCGTGGCTAGCCATTTGCGTTTGTAAGTAATTACGGGTTGTATCAACGTCGGTAATAACGCGTACACAAAACGAAATTATCGAAATTAAAATTATCAAGCCATATACTTGAGTCTTTAAACTCAATCCATATTTAAAGAGTCGAGACATAACTACTAGTTCCTTTATTGTTATCGTTGGCAGGCGCAAGCTCACCTTGTTCAATTCGCTCAAGCATGGTGTTCCAAGCAGAAACACCACGACTATTTTTAACTTTATTACCTAACCCTTTCGACTTGGCTAACCATAAACCTTGGCCATTAAAACTATATATAGGTTTTAAATCGCCACGGTTACTAGCAGGTACCAATTTTGTATTGAAATTATCAAGCACTAGCGGTATTTGATTAGGTTGTTCAAAGTATATAAGTACCATGTGAGGTTGATTAACCGTACGCTGGCGTACATACATAAAGCGTATTTTATCTTCAGGGATTCCTAAGGCTATTAAAGTAAAATACTTTGCAATAACATAATCTTCACAGTCACCCATACCCACCCCCAAGCTTTCTAGTGGCGTGGCCCAATAATCTTTTTTTTGCCAAAGCTCGTCATCGGTTTTGTACTTTATATGCTTATTAAAAAAGTCATTAACTAAATGAATTTTTTGCCATTCGCTTTTGTCGGCAGAGTCATCTATAAAACTCAGCCAGTTTTTTATTCTTTGGTGGCCAGCATCACCATAAAACTGTTTGGCACGGGTAATTATATCGCTATTACGCAAATGTAAAAGCATGTCTTGTGCACAAGCAAAAAAAGACACTAATATAATGATGCAAATTCCTACCCGCACAAAGCCCATCCCTAAAAAATTAACGCGGTAATTATATTCCCATTGAAACTAAAATGATAGGTTATAAAAAGTGCACCCACCCTTAAGTTAACAATCTGTTAACTTAAAACAATCTAAAAGGCTGCTTTTTGTATTGAGCGAATTTATCTGGTGTGTATAATACCCGCCCATATGGACAGTAGCACTTAAAACACATGCTTAAATTTAGCAACGGCATCAATAAGTTTCTACGAAAATAAAAAAACGATAAAAGGAATTGAAGTGAAAGTATTAAAAGCAGTCTTGCCTGTTGCAGGTTTGGGTACGCGCATGCTGCCAGCGACCAAAGCAATGCCAAAGGAAATGCTTCCGCTAGTCGATAAACCTCTCATCCAGTATGTTGTAAACGAAGCAGTTAAAGCCGGTATTAAAGAAGTTGTTCTGGTTACCCATGCCTCCAAAAACGCAATAGAAAATCACTTTGATACTAGCTTTGAGCTAGAAGCGACCCTAGAGGCCCGCGTAAAACGTAGCTTGCTAGAAGAAATTCGTTCAATAATTCCGCGAGATGTCAGCATTATTTCGGTTCGTCAATCAGCGCCGTTAGGCTTGGGCCACGCAATACTTGAAACTCGCCCAATCATTGGTAATAACCCATTCGCTATTTTGTTGCCTGACGTCATTATCGATCAATATAAGTCGAGCCTAAAGGTTGATAACTTAACGCAAATGATCGGCCGATTTGAGCGCACCCAGCATAACCAAATTATGGTTGAGCCCGTCCCACATCAAGAAGTGCACAACTATGGTGTAGTTGATTTAGCGGGTAAAAATATTGCCCCAGGCGAAAATGCAGCCATTACCAACATGGTTGAAAAACCAAATAATGACGAAGCGCCAAGTAATTTAGCCATAACAGGACGTTATGTTGTATCACCTGCTATTTGGGATTTGCTTGAATATACGCCACCAGGTGCTGGCGGCGAAATTCAATTAACAGATGCATTACTGCAGTTACGTCACCTTGAAACAATTGAAGCGTACCATTTAAAAGGTAAGTCGCACGACTGTGGCTCAAAACTAGGTTATATGCTTGCAAATGTAGAGTATGCAATGCAATCAAACCTAATGGGTGAAGAATTTACAAAACGTGTTAAGCAATTAATGGCAAATGCATAAAGCTATACAAAACCGGTTAGTAAAAAATTAAAGGGAAATCATGGCTATTAAAGTATTAAGTATTTTTGGTACGAGACCTGAAGCAATAAAAATGGCACCGCTAGTTAAAGCACTCAATGCCGCAGAAGGTATTGACGCAAAAGTGTGTGTTACTGCTCAGCATCGCGAAATGCTTGACCAAGTTTTAGACCTTTTTGAGATTGTACCCGAGTACGACTTGAACATTATGAAGCCGGGTCAAAGTTTATACGATGTAACAACAAATATCTTGTTAGGGCTAAAACCTATTCTTGAAGAATTTAAACCAGATTTAGTGCTTGTTCATGGCGATACCAGCACTACTTTATCTGCAAGTTTAGCGGCTTTTTATCAGCAAATTCCAGTGGGGCATGTAGAAGCAGGGTTACGTACAGGTAATTTAAGTTCGCCATGGCCTGAAGAGGGTAACCGCAAGCTTACTGGTGCTATTACAAAGCTGCATTTTGCACCAACGCAAACATCGCAGCAAAACTTACTCAATGAAGCGGTAAGTGCTGACGATATCGTAATTACTGGTAACACCGTTATTGACGCATTATTACAAGTGGTTGATAAAGTAAAAACCGACAGCGCTTTAATTTCAACTCTAAAAGCTAAATTTCCAGAACTCGATGAAACTAAAAAGCTTATTTTAGTTACAGGGCACCGCCGTGAGAGCTTTGGTGGCGGTTTTGAGCGAATTTGTGAGGCACTGGTCGAAATTGCAACTGCACACCCAGATACACAAATTTTATACCCAATGCATTTAAATCCTAATGTACGCGAACCAGTAAATCGCATATTAAAAAATGTTGATAATGTGCATTTAATCGAGCCGCAAGACTACCTACCATTTGTGTACTTAATGAATCAAGCTCACATAATCGTAACCGACTCAGGTGGTGTTCAAGAAGAAGCGCCAAGCCTAGGCAAACCTGTACTTGTTATGCGTGACACCACAGAACGCCCAGAAGCGGTAGAAGCAGGTACAGTTAAACTAGTAGGCACAGATAAAGCTCGCATAGTGAATGAAGTTAATAACTTACTCACTAACGATCAAGAATATCAGTCAATGAGCCGTGCACATAACCCTTATGGTGATGGTAAAGCGTGTGAGCGTATTGTGGCTAAAATTAAGCAACATTTTAAAGATTAAAATAAAGTTTAAAACTTTTTCAAGGATTTAGTAATGACAATTAAAACAGTTTCAGTTGTTGGTTTAGGCTACATAGGTTTACCAACTGCGGCGGTTATTGCATCGCGCGGTATGAAAGTAATTGGTTTAGACGTAAGCGAAAAAGCAGTTAATACCATTAATGCCGGTGAAATACACATAGTAGAGCCTGATCTCGACATAATAGTTCGTGGCGTAGTATCTACTGGTAACTTAAGAGCGACTACAACGCCAGAAAAAGCCGATGCGTTTATGGTAGCTGTACCTACACCATTTATTCACAGCGAAAGTGGTAACCACAGTGCAGACTTAAGCTATATTGAATCGGCTGCAAAAATGATTGCCCCAGTGCTTGAAAAAGGTAACTTAGTTATTTTAGAAAGCACCTCACCTGTAGGGGCAACGGAGCAACTAGCCGCTTGGTTAAGTGAAGCGCGCCCTGATTTAACGTTCCCACAAGATAAAGGTGATGCCGCCGACATCAATGTTGCTCATTGCCCTGAGCGTGTATTACCTGGTTATGTATTACAAGAGCTAGTGTCAAACGACCGTGTAATAGGCGGTATGAGTAAAGCATGTAGTGAAAAAGCTGTTAAGTTATACGAAACTTTCGTGCGCGGCGAGTGTATTATTACCAATGCTCGTACTGCTGAAATGGCTAAGTTAACCGAAAACTCATTTCGCGATGTAAACATTGCCTTTGCCAATGAATTATCGGTAATTTGTGACAAATTAAAAATTAATGTGTGGGAGCTTATTAAGCTTGCTAATCGTCACCCGCGTGTAAATATTTTAAACCCAGGCCCAGGTGTTGGCGGCCACTGTATTGCGGTTGATCCTTGGTTTATTGTTGCAAGTTGCCCAGACGAAGCAAAAATAATTAAACAAGCACGCTTAACTAACGACGCAAAACCATTCTACGTAATTGAAAAAGTAGCAAAAGCCGCTGATGAATTTAAACGTCCAGTTATTGCATGCCTAGGCCTTTCATTTAAAGCCGATATCGACGATCTTCGTGAGAGCCCGGCATTAAATATTGTTGAAGAGTTAGCAGCAAAAAATATAGGTGAAATACTTGCGGTAGAGCCAAACATTGCAGAACTTCCAGCTAACCTAGCAGATAAAAATGTTAGCTTAGTATCACTTGAAAGCGCACTAGAGCAAGCAAATGTCGTTGTAGTATTAGTTGATCATAAACAATTTAAAGCTGCAGACAAAACAGAGTTTGCATCAAAAGTTGTTATTGATACTCGCGGTATTCTTTAATTTTGTACTATTTATAAAGATTTTTTAATGTGTATTAATAAAATATCAATAATGCCTAAAAAACATATTGCTTTAATTATGCCCCTCTCTACTTACGACTGGGGTAGTAATAATTGTGGCGGCGTAGATAGCGTATGCCAGATGCTTGCAGAATATATGGTTAACCATGATGACGCTAACTATAGGTTTACCATTATCGGTCTTGACCCGCAAAGTAAAACCCCTTTCACAGGGGATGTTATTCATTTATCGGATAACGTTGATTTTATCTGGTTGCCTGCATCAAGCAAGCAATCAAAATTTAAAATCCCTGGCATTATTTGGCAAAATTGGCATGTACGAAAATTATTAAAGATCTTAAACCCTGACTTAGTTCACACCCACCTTTGGAGTTTATTGGTAGGTAGTTGCTACGAAGGTAAAACACTTGTCACCGTTCATAGTTATAAAAAAATAGCCCGCCGTAATGTGGGTTTAGTTAATGATTTTTTATATGAAAAAATTATTCCTTCAATTACTGCAAGGCGAAATGATAATGTTGTTGTTGTTGGTAAACAGTTGCAAAGTGCAATTATTGCAGATGGGTTTAAATCTGAAGTAGTCCATAACCCTATAAATCAAGAATACTTTGAAGCTAATTACGCCAAACATAACCGAAAAGAAGTAAAACTGGTTACGTGTGCGTTATTAACGCCAAGGAAAAAGGTTGAAGACTCCGTTGCTTTATTAGCCAAGTTAGTTAGTGATGGCTTCGACTCTTCGTTAGCTATCATTGGACCTGCTACAGATAAAGAATATACGCAACGGATTAAAAAACAGGTTGTTTCTCTAGGGTTAGAGAATAATGTGACTTTTTTTGGTAAGTTAAATAAAGCTCAGATCATACAGCAGTATACTAATGCTGACTTAGGTGTATTTACTTCTGGTGAAGAGACATTCGGCTTAGTGCCTCTAGAAATGTTAGCTGTTGGTTTACCTCTAATTACAACTAAGGTTGGAATACTTGAAGATGAAAGGCTTTTTTTTGAAGGAATAGGGGTTCAATACTTTACTAATACATTGACGTCAGAAAGTGTGAACAATTTAATTAAGAATCATGATGTGAATAAATCTAAAAGTACACTTGAAACGAAATTTAATATTGCATGTGTTTTTGAACAGTACCTCGACCTCTACTCTAAAACTATAGACGAAGTTGAATAATGTTTGGTTCATTGCTTAAGTACGCCCCAGTACAAATATTTGCTGCAATTAGTATTTTTACGTTAATTAGCATACATACTAAGTTGTTGACTACAGCTGAATATGGGATGCTGGCATTAATGCTGCTAACCGTCGAAGTTGTAAGAGCAGTAGCTGCCCAGTGGATTAACGCTAGCATGCTGCGTTTACTTCCAAGTAAAAAAACAGAGGAACATGAACATTTTGCAGCGATTGCCAACTCGATTATTTTTTGCTGCACATTGCCAGCCTTGGTATTAGTTAGTTTGGGGTTATATTTAACAGGTTTATTAACCTTATCTACGTTTTTAGCTACCTTTTTAGTTTTTTTAACTAAAGCTCTCTATCAGTTCTATCTTGAATTAGCTCGTATAATGGAGCGTTTAAATCAATATAGAATTGCCGTACTTACTCAATCTATTATGGCTATAGCAATTACAGGCAGCTTGCTAGCTTACTCTCCTAATATCCTTTCTGCGTTATCAGCCCTTGCTTTGAGCTACATAGCTGCAGGTTTAGTTGTTTTTAAACCGCTTAAAATTAGTTTTAATAAACTTAAAACTGCAGATGCTAAGGCTATTTTCTCTTATGGTTTGCCACTTATGGCCAGTGGTTTAGTTGCAGCAATATCAAGCCGATTGGATCGCTACTTTATTGCCGACTCATTAGATTTAGCACAAACAGGTATATACGCCGCTATATCAAACATTTTATTAGGAATAGGCGCACTTATTTTTATGGTTGTTGCTTTGCCAAGCTATCCTGAATTAACCAAAAAAATAAACGATAAAGCTGCTTTGTACAAAGCGCATGGTGAATATTTAATTTTATTATGTTTAATTGCAATGCCTGCTCTAGTTGGGTTTTGCATTTTAGCTGAGCCGATAACGCACCTATTGCTTAGTGAAGAATATTTATCACAAGGTTCTACTGTTATTTATATTTTATGTGCGGGGGTGTTTGTTTTAAATTTGAAGGCTCATTATATAGACCATGGTTTACAGTTCTCTTTAAACACTAAATACCTGCCCAAAATCAGTGTTTTTTCATTAATATTAAACCTTTCATTATTAGTTACTTTGATTCCTCCTTTTGGTTTGATAGGGGCGGCGAGTGCTTTTTTAATTGCTAATATTATCGCATTGGTTATGAGCCTATGGCTATCGCTAAAAAAAGGATATAAATACGCTGTACCGTTGCAGGTATATAAAATTATACTTTCAACTGTGTGTATGGCCATATTCCTGCAAGAATTACGAGTTCATCACTTTGTGATAATTAATATGCCCATAGTCAATATTGCTCTTGATATGATTACTGGCGTTATTATATTTTCATCTGTACTTGCCTTACTAAATTATAAAAAATGCAAGGCATGGGTAATAAGTTAATGAAAAATGAAAATATTTACAAAGTAATGGTGTTAACTTTTTTTACTGCTTTTATTTTTGGCGGCTATTTACTAGAGAACGTAGGTATAAAATACGTATCAGAAGGCGGAAATCCGTTAGTTAAAATACATATTTCAACATATATATTAATGCTAACCTTTGCTATCTTTACGCTCAGAAAAGGAATTCAAACACCTATAATTAATCTTAAAGAGCTAAGTTCAGCATGGCTAATTAGCTTACTGAGTATAATTCTTGTAATATTTTATGGTTTATATACCTCGGGTATGTCAGGTATAGCTTATTTGGTCAATACCATGATCTCACCA
This genomic window contains:
- a CDS encoding VpsD family glycosyltransferase — protein: MCINKISIMPKKHIALIMPLSTYDWGSNNCGGVDSVCQMLAEYMVNHDDANYRFTIIGLDPQSKTPFTGDVIHLSDNVDFIWLPASSKQSKFKIPGIIWQNWHVRKLLKILNPDLVHTHLWSLLVGSCYEGKTLVTVHSYKKIARRNVGLVNDFLYEKIIPSITARRNDNVVVVGKQLQSAIIADGFKSEVVHNPINQEYFEANYAKHNRKEVKLVTCALLTPRKKVEDSVALLAKLVSDGFDSSLAIIGPATDKEYTQRIKKQVVSLGLENNVTFFGKLNKAQIIQQYTNADLGVFTSGEETFGLVPLEMLAVGLPLITTKVGILEDERLFFEGIGVQYFTNTLTSESVNNLIKNHDVNKSKSTLETKFNIACVFEQYLDLYSKTIDEVE
- a CDS encoding lipopolysaccharide biosynthesis protein is translated as MFGSLLKYAPVQIFAAISIFTLISIHTKLLTTAEYGMLALMLLTVEVVRAVAAQWINASMLRLLPSKKTEEHEHFAAIANSIIFCCTLPALVLVSLGLYLTGLLTLSTFLATFLVFLTKALYQFYLELARIMERLNQYRIAVLTQSIMAIAITGSLLAYSPNILSALSALALSYIAAGLVVFKPLKISFNKLKTADAKAIFSYGLPLMASGLVAAISSRLDRYFIADSLDLAQTGIYAAISNILLGIGALIFMVVALPSYPELTKKINDKAALYKAHGEYLILLCLIAMPALVGFCILAEPITHLLLSEEYLSQGSTVIYILCAGVFVLNLKAHYIDHGLQFSLNTKYLPKISVFSLILNLSLLVTLIPPFGLIGAASAFLIANIIALVMSLWLSLKKGYKYAVPLQVYKIILSTVCMAIFLQELRVHHFVIINMPIVNIALDMITGVIIFSSVLALLNYKKCKAWVIS